A single genomic interval of Salvelinus namaycush isolate Seneca chromosome 41, SaNama_1.0, whole genome shotgun sequence harbors:
- the LOC120033963 gene encoding SH3 and cysteine-rich domain-containing protein 2-like translates to MRSKSVENFFQRSYSDARLPPDFITDPPPPSPPPGSPLASERSPSLSPSLSPNPSLCSHSPSLSPSPSLSSKAPPPPHLTQVTHCFQEHVFRKPTHCQLCKHLIVGNSKQGLRCKTCKMGAHLWCTSELSQQPCNGKSGVGAFKRNFSSPMLVNEQLAVVKEVQPTQGAGRGRGVDPIYAALRYGTSLAQMSRSSFGSVSESPTHSQGEGGEGGEEGEQRQYSMEEEMPQETGDLPQCENEKAEPEDSVSIQVPKRIEVHSIHTYVALYKFLPQEHNDLGLEPGDRVLVTDDSNEEWWKGKSGDKVGFFPANFVQRVRPGERVWRVTQPVPASRGMGHMPVKEDQICVGKSEDSEGFLKLSSGKKRGLVPAKSIEEI, encoded by the exons ATGCGCAGTAAGAGTGTAGAGAACTTCTTCCAGAGGTCCTACAGTGACGCCCGTCTCCCCCCAGACTTCATCACCGACCCGCCGCCCCCCTCCCCGCCCCCTGGCTCTCCCCTCGCCAGTGAAcgctcaccctccctctctccgtcactcagccccaacccctcCCTCTGCTCCCACTCCCCGTCTCTAAGCCCCTCCCCCTCGCTGTCTTCCAAGGCCCCGCCCCCACCCCACCTGACGCAGGTGACCCACTGCTTCCAGGAGCACGTGTTCCGCAAGCCCACCCACTGCCAGCTCTGCAAGCACCTGATCGTGG gtaacTCTAAACAGGGTCTTCGGTGTAAAACCTGTAAGATGGGTGCTCACCTGTGGTGCACCTCAGAATTGTCCCAGCAGCCCTGCAATGGAAAG tctggGGTCGGGGCCTTCAAGCGGAACTTCAGCTCTCCCATGCTGGTCAACGAACAGCTGGCTGTCGTCAAGGAGGTGCAGCCCACCCAAG ggGCAGGCCGGGGGCGTGGGGTGGATCCTATTTACGCAGCCCTGCGCTACGGGACGTCCCTGGCACAGATGAGCCGCTCCAGTTTTGGGAGCGTGTCCGAGTCGCCCACGCACAGCCAG GGtgaaggaggggaaggaggagaggagggggagcagAGGCAGTacagcatggaggaggagatgccaCAGGAGACAGGGG ATCTGCCTCAGTGTGAAAACGAGAAGGCTGAACCAGAGGAT TCTGTGTCCATCCAGGTTCCCAAGCGTATTGAGGTCCACTCGATCCACACGTATGTAGCGCTCTACAAGTTCCTGCCTCAGGAGCACAACGACCTCGGACTGGA gcCTGGTGATCGGGTGCTGGTCACTGATGATTCTAATGAAGAGTGGTGGAAG GGAAAGAGTGGAGACAAGGTGGGCTTCTTCCCTGCTAACTTCGTCCAGAGGGTGCGTCCAGGGGAGAGGGTGTGGAGGGTCACCCAGCCTGTCCCTGCCAGCCGAGGGATGGGCCACATGCCAGTGAAGGAGGATCAG atCTGTGTGGGGAAGAGTGAGGACAGTGAGGGTTTCCTGAAGCTGAGCAGTGGAAAGAAGAGAGGACTGGTCCCTGCTAAATCCATTGAGGAGATCTAA